A stretch of Triticum aestivum cultivar Chinese Spring chromosome 1D, IWGSC CS RefSeq v2.1, whole genome shotgun sequence DNA encodes these proteins:
- the LOC123181231 gene encoding CBS domain-containing protein CBSX5, translating to MAVSLLANDVSDLCIGKPAVRSLPLSAAAGDLAATVRKGPRAAAAACIAVGPARGAVVGRAGLADVLCLLCSSPDALGRPAAALDRPVSALLPKDGAGEVRRVDPRSSVLEALDEILSGAQVLAVPLRSGGRKKQLGGVAGVTGDFCWLTQEDLVRYFLNSISLFYHVAARSVSSLGLVRPDFLSARPDEAALSAVPLIRRAIAAETAVAVVSTDGHLVGEISTAHLAACDETAAAAIATLSAADLMAYIDYFGSPPEHILRAIKTGLKAKGLDAMLELMEDETMTSFSLSSSSSDDDTGRPHLRRPSSGSFGRRSTEEPVVCSPASSLVAVMVQALAHRVSYLWVLDEEDDCRLAGIVTFADILRVFREQLQ from the exons ATGGCAGTGAGCCTCCTGGCCAATGACGTGTCGGACCTCTGCATCGGCAAGCCGGCCGTGAGGTCGCTCCCGCTCTCCGcggccgccggcgacctcgccgccaCGGTCCGCAAGGggccccgcgccgctgccgccgcctgcaTCGCCGTCGGCCCGGCGCGCGGCGCCGTGGTGGGACGCGCCGGCCTCGCCGACGTCCTCTGCCTCCTCTGCTCCTCCCCCGACGCGCTCgggcgccccgccgccgcgctcgACCGGCCCGTCTCCGCGCTCCTGCCCAAGGACGGCGCCGGCGAGgtccgccgcgtagatccccgctcCAG TGTCTTGGAAGCTCTTGATGAGATCTTGAGCGGCGCACAGGTGCTCGCCGTCCCGCTCCGCTCGGGCGGCCGCAAGAAGCAGCTGGGCGGCGTCGCTGGCGTGACCGGCGACTTCTGCTGGCTCACGCAGGAGGACCTCGTCCGCTACTTCCTCAACTCCATTTCCCTCTTCTACCATGTCGCCGCCCGCTCCGTCTCCTCCCTCGGCCTCGTGCGCCCCGACTTCCTGTCGGCGCGTCCCGACGAGGCAGCCCTGTCCGCCGTCCCCCTCATCCGCCGGGCCATCGCCGCAGAGACCGCGGTCGCCGTGGTCAGCACCGACGGCCACCTCGTCGGCGAGATCTCCACCGCGCACCTCGCTGCCTGCGACGAGACGGCAGCCGCGGCCATCGCCACGCTCTCGGCGGCCGACCTCATGGCATACATCGACTACTTCGGCTCGCCGCCAGAGCACATCCTGCGCGCCATCAAGACCGGGCTCAAGGCCAAGGGCCTTGACGCCATGCTTGAGCTGATGGAGGACGAGACGATGACGTCGTTCTCcctctcttcctcgtcgtcagatGACGACACCGGCCGGCCGCACCTGAGGCGCCCGTCGTCGGGGAGCTTTGGGCGCCGGTCGACCGAGGAGCCCGTGGTGTGCAGTCCCGCGAGCTCGCTGGTGGCCGTCATGGTGCAGGCCCTCGCCCACCGCGTGAGCTACCTGTGGGTTCTCGACGAGGAGGACGACTGCCGTCTCGCCGGGATCGTCACCTTCGCCGACATCCTCAGGGTGTTTCGTGAACAGCTGCAGTGA